The Rhododendron vialii isolate Sample 1 chromosome 5a, ASM3025357v1 genome contains a region encoding:
- the LOC131325368 gene encoding glycerophosphocholine acyltransferase 1-like: MSSDEEIMDDFNGTSCDVKNGLKDRSKKVAQTKEMLSKQAVKSKEILSKQAVKIAKRAEEHEQFIEKVTHFCGVLGFGAFCFLLGARPQDIPYTYCLFYVIFVPLRWIYYRYKKWHYFLLDFCYYANAIFLVTLLFYPRNEKLFMVCFSFAEGPLAWALIVWRCSLVFNSADKLVSVLIHLLPGIVFFTIRWWDLVFFEAMHPEGTAPRASWPYVESKSYLWTWLFLVPLAAYSLWQLLYFLIVDVLRRQRMLRDPEVMTSYRELSKKAQKANNMWWRLSGLLGEQNRLFMYILLQALFTVATMALTVPIFLSYRLHVIFQILKVSATIWYGGSFLLEVMPKQVILKEKRKTETQPGQTQHDHSSVVQEVQ; encoded by the exons ATGTCGAGCGACGAAGAGATTATGGACGATTTCAACGGGACCTCGTGTGACGTGAAAAATGGCCTCAAAGACCGATCAAAG AAAGTGGCTCAAACGAAAGAGATGTTGTCGAAACAAGCTGTTAAATCCAAGGAGATTTTGTCCAAACAAGCCGTTAAGATCGCCAAACGGGCCGAAGAACATGAACAATTCATCGAAAAG GTGACTCATTTCTGTGGTGTTCTGGGTTTTGGAGCATTCTGCTTTCTTTTGGGTGCAA GACCACAAGATATTCCCTACACATACTGTTTGTTCTACGTCATCTTCGTTCCTCTTCGGTGGATTTACTACCGGTATAAGAAATGgcattattttcttttg GATTTTTGCTACTATGCCAATGCTATCTTTTTGGTCACGCTACTGTTTTATCCGAGAAATGAAAAGCTTTTCATGGTTTGTTTCTCATTTGCCGAG GGGCCATTAGCATGGGCTTTGATTGTTTGGCGCTGTAGCTTAGTTTTTAATTCTGCTGACAAACTTGTAAGCGTCCTTATCCATCTTTTGCCCG ggaTTGTTTTCTTCACAATTCGATGGTGGGATCTGGTATTCTTTGAAGCCATGCATCCTGAAGGAACTGCTCCAAGAGCTTCATGGCCTTATGTAGAGAGTAAATCATACCTGTGGACATGGCTATTTCTAGTACCCTTGGCTGCTTACAGCCTCTGGCAGCTTCTATATTTCCTCATAGTAGATGTCCTGCGTCGCCAAAGGATGTTAAGAGATCCTGAAGTCATGACTTCTTACAG GGAACTGTCAAAAAAAGCGCAGAAAGCTAATAACATGTGGTGGAGATTAAGTGGTTTGCTCGGGGAACAGAATCGTCTTTTCATGTATATTCTGCTTCAAGCATTGTTCACTGTAGCAACCATGGCGCTTACAGTCCCCATATTCCTTTCGTATCGATTACACGTGATTTTCCAAATACTCAAGGTTTCTGCGACGATATGGTACGGAGGAAGCTTTTTACTTGAAGTGATGCCGAAGCAGGTGATCCttaaggagaagagaaaaacagaaacTCAGCCTGGACAAACCCAGCATGATCATTCCTCAGTTGTGCAAGAAGTTCAATGA
- the LOC131325369 gene encoding ethylene-overproduction protein 1-like, with amino-acid sequence MPKKWFEEAVEAGHVYSLVGVARTKYERGHKYEAYKMMNSLVSDYSPAGWMYQERSLYCSGKEKMMDLDTATELDPTLPYPYKCRAVLMMEESNVDAGIQEINRIIGYRVSPDCLELCAWFSISKGDYECALIDVQAILTFEPNYMMFHGKLHGDHLVEFLRHHV; translated from the coding sequence ATGCCCAAAAAGTGGTTTGAAGAAGCAGTTGAGGCCGGTCATGTTTATTCATTAGTAGGGGTTGCAAGGACTAAGTATGAGCGTGGTCATAAATATGAAGCTTACAAAATGATGAACTCACTCGTTTCTGATTATTCACCAGCTGGATGGATGTATCAAGAGCGATCTCTATACTGTAGTGGGAAAGAGAAGATGATGGACTTGGATACGGCAACTGAATTGGACCCCACTCTTCCTTACCCGTATAAGTGtagggctgttttgatgatggaggAAAGTAATGTTGATGCCGGCATCCAAGAGATCAACAGAATAATTGGTTATAGGGTCTCTCCTGATTGTCTTGAACTATGTGCTTGGTTTTCTATTTCAAAGGGGGATTATGAATGTGCCTTGATAGATGTCCAGGCAATTCTGACCTTCGAGCCTAATTACATGATGTTCCATGGAAAGTTGCATGGGGACCACTTGGTAGAGTTCCTCCGCCACCATGTTTAG
- the LOC131326829 gene encoding uncharacterized protein LOC131326829: protein MTLEDKGIRGKALSFERKHRLESESRRRRRLVGSVKSEVIDVDQSDTYWYLIGEETCQKNLEKSEPGTLDYNLRRLFSSRLLVVVLYNIVASKSTFTVTVPTTESAGRGVFATRAIGAGELIHAATPIVSFSLYNNECLLFVPQKSQKHNHICSQDCEEKSKIIMEKERPGSHMGSE from the exons ATGACGTTGGAGGATAAAGGCATCAGGGGAAAGGCCTTGAGTTTTGAGCGCAAGCATAGATTAGAGAGTGAAtcaagaaggaggaggaggttggTTGGATCAGTGAAATCAGAGGTGATCGACGTAGA TCAATCAGATACTTATTGGTATTTAATCGGAGAAGAAacatgtcaaaaaaatttggaaaaaagtgAACCGGGAACACTTGATTACAACCTTAGAAGACTTTTTTCCTCCCGCCTTCTAGTCGTAGTCCTTTATAACATCGTCGCGTCCAAGTCGACCTTCACCGTCACCGTTCCGACCACTGAGTCAGCCGGCAGAGGTGTGTTCGCGACTCGGGCGATCGGAGCTGGTGAACTCATCCACGCGGCCACACCCATcgtatctttctctctctacaacaaCGAGTGTTTGCTGTTTGTGCCTCAAAAGTCTCAGAAACATAACCACATCTGCAGCCAAGACTGTGAGGAAAAATCTAAG